The Armatimonadota bacterium genome has a window encoding:
- a CDS encoding DNA methylase codes for MKRRRRNLWPADLGINLTSRDEGERFKWFLACLLFGKPIQQTVARRAYEEFVKEGLVTPEAILGAGWDRLVAVLDRAHYVRYDFSTATKLLKVCGTLKERYGTLTNMLRQSKSPRDLGRRLQEFKGIGPVTARIFLWGIRGTWGRR; via the coding sequence GTGAAGAGACGAAGGAGAAACCTCTGGCCTGCTGACCTGGGCATCAACCTGACCTCCAGGGATGAAGGCGAGCGGTTCAAGTGGTTCCTGGCATGCCTGCTCTTCGGAAAGCCTATCCAGCAGACCGTGGCACGACGCGCTTATGAGGAATTTGTGAAAGAGGGCCTGGTCACACCCGAAGCCATTCTAGGTGCGGGCTGGGACAGGCTGGTGGCGGTGCTCGATCGCGCTCACTACGTGAGATATGATTTCTCCACCGCCACCAAGCTGTTGAAGGTCTGCGGGACCCTCAAGGAGCGCTACGGGACCCTCACCAACATGCTGAGGCAATCCAAGAGCCCGCGAGATCTCGGGCGTCGTCTCCAGGAGTTTAAAGGCATTGGGCCGGTGACTGCTCGCATCTTCCTCTGGGGGATTCGGGGGACTTGGGGCAGGAGGTGA
- a CDS encoding aspartate/glutamate racemase family protein: protein MAAVLHVIPVRARPGRVERERARLAAFVPGVAVHVIDLPRGPQDLEFFVDDHAAVGQMLEVLPGYVAAHRIGAVSIGCFYDPGLWELREALEVPVVGIGEAGLLLAGIVAWRLAVLVGDWKWVPKMQANAHALGLGHRICAWRSIDRSVQAMQDDPEETYRAVRRAASYARDQDHAEAVVLGCGALSGLAERLQEEVGMPVIDPVPAGVLLACALASLGLRTSKIGGYRPRG, encoded by the coding sequence ATGGCTGCCGTCCTCCACGTCATTCCGGTGCGGGCGCGGCCCGGGCGCGTGGAGCGGGAGCGGGCGCGCCTGGCCGCCTTCGTCCCCGGCGTGGCCGTGCACGTCATCGACCTGCCCCGGGGGCCGCAGGACCTGGAGTTCTTCGTGGACGACCACGCCGCCGTAGGGCAGATGCTGGAGGTCCTGCCTGGCTACGTGGCGGCGCACCGCATCGGCGCCGTCAGCATCGGCTGCTTCTACGACCCGGGGCTGTGGGAACTGCGCGAGGCGCTGGAGGTCCCGGTGGTGGGAATCGGCGAGGCCGGCCTGCTGCTGGCGGGGATCGTGGCCTGGCGCCTGGCCGTGCTGGTGGGAGACTGGAAGTGGGTTCCGAAGATGCAGGCCAACGCCCACGCTCTGGGTCTGGGCCACCGCATCTGCGCCTGGCGCTCCATCGACCGCTCCGTCCAGGCCATGCAGGACGATCCCGAGGAGACCTACCGGGCGGTGCGGCGCGCCGCGTCATACGCCCGGGACCAAGACCACGCCGAGGCGGTGGTCCTCGGTTGCGGAGCGTTGAGCGGCCTGGCGGAGCGCCTGCAGGAGGAGGTGGGCATGCCGGTCATCGACCCGGTCCCTGCCGGCGTGTTGCTGGCCTGTGCCCTGGCTTCCCTGGGGCTTCGGACGAGCAAGATCGGAGGGTACCGGCCCAGGGGATGA
- a CDS encoding ABC transporter ATP-binding protein, whose translation MEPLLEVRDLVIDFHLFEGRARVINGVDLTIGRGESVALVGETGCGKSITARAILGLLPPNARVAAGRIIFAGRPLLGLREEELRQIRGRRIAMIFQDPSTALNPVFTVGEQLLDVLRYRDGTAPARHLRGEARARCLEMLRLVRIPDPAGTLQRYPAELSGGMRQRVLIALALIQEPELVIADEPGTALDVSIQDQILQELRELVRTREVSMLYITHNLGVARMVSDRIYVMYAGEIVEAAATRDLFARQLHPYAQGLLAAIPRLTGSIGEGIEGRIPDYVAPPPACRFEPRCPFRMPVCREIRPRLVQVVPGRWVACHLHPGAPA comes from the coding sequence GTGGAACCGCTCCTTGAGGTCAGGGACCTGGTCATCGACTTCCACCTCTTCGAGGGGCGGGCCCGGGTGATCAACGGGGTCGACCTGACCATCGGCCGCGGGGAGAGCGTGGCCCTGGTGGGCGAGACGGGCTGCGGCAAGTCCATCACGGCGCGGGCAATCCTGGGCCTGCTCCCGCCCAACGCCCGGGTGGCTGCGGGACGCATCATCTTTGCCGGGCGCCCGCTGCTCGGCCTGCGGGAAGAGGAGCTGCGGCAGATTCGGGGGCGGCGCATCGCCATGATCTTCCAGGATCCGTCCACGGCGTTGAATCCGGTCTTCACGGTGGGCGAGCAGCTGCTGGACGTCCTCCGCTACCGGGATGGGACCGCCCCCGCGCGCCACCTGCGCGGGGAGGCGCGCGCCCGCTGCCTGGAGATGCTGCGGCTGGTGCGCATCCCCGACCCGGCAGGCACCCTGCAGCGCTACCCGGCGGAGCTCTCAGGGGGCATGCGGCAGCGGGTGCTCATCGCTCTGGCCCTGATCCAGGAGCCGGAGCTGGTCATCGCCGACGAGCCGGGGACGGCGCTGGACGTCTCCATTCAGGACCAGATCCTGCAGGAGCTGCGGGAGCTGGTGCGCACCCGCGAGGTCTCCATGCTCTACATCACCCACAACCTGGGTGTGGCCCGCATGGTCTCCGACCGGATCTACGTCATGTACGCCGGGGAGATCGTCGAAGCCGCCGCCACCCGCGACCTCTTCGCCCGCCAGCTCCACCCCTACGCCCAGGGGCTGCTGGCGGCGATTCCCCGACTGACGGGGTCCATCGGCGAAGGCATCGAGGGGCGGATTCCCGACTACGTCGCCCCGCCCCCGGCCTGCCGCTTCGAGCCGCGCTGTCCGTTCCGCATGCCGGTCTGCCGCGAGATTCGGCCGCGCCTGGTTCAGGTCGTGCCGGGGCGGTGGGTGGCCTGTCACCTGCACCCGGGGGCCCCCGCGTGA
- a CDS encoding anhydro-N-acetylmuramic acid kinase codes for MSWLARLLEALADKPSRTVIGLISGTSADAADAAGVEISEAGEQARVQVRLTLAKPYPAGLGERLRALTEGGSARRRFIFPRHVPDGVVVSGGGVHNATLMARLARALAPLPLRTTSGLGVDSDAREAIAFAILAHGAVMGLATSVPGATGARHPVVLGAIYPGPLPPARRRPGALTRPQTPG; via the coding sequence ATGAGCTGGCTGGCAAGGCTGCTCGAGGCGCTGGCGGACAAACCCTCCCGCACCGTCATCGGCCTGATCTCCGGGACCTCGGCGGATGCCGCCGACGCGGCGGGCGTGGAGATTTCGGAGGCAGGCGAGCAGGCCCGGGTCCAGGTGCGCCTCACGCTGGCGAAGCCCTACCCCGCCGGATTGGGGGAGAGGTTGCGGGCCCTGACCGAAGGGGGAAGCGCGCGCCGCCGCTTCATCTTCCCCCGGCATGTGCCCGACGGGGTGGTCGTCTCCGGGGGCGGTGTGCACAACGCGACGCTGATGGCCCGGCTGGCGCGGGCGCTGGCGCCGCTGCCGCTGAGGACGACCTCCGGGCTGGGTGTGGACAGCGACGCCAGGGAGGCGATCGCCTTCGCCATTCTGGCGCATGGTGCGGTGATGGGGCTGGCCACCAGCGTCCCTGGCGCCACAGGCGCCCGGCACCCGGTGGTCCTGGGCGCCATCTACCCGGGGCCGTTGCCCCCCGCGAGGCGAAGGCCGGGCGCCCTGACGAGACCGCAGACGCCCGGATGA
- a CDS encoding (Fe-S)-binding protein — translation MADGPPRVALFVTCLVDQFAPEVARATQRVLERVGVAAAVPADQTCCGQPLLNDGFPDQAAQLARRWMQTFEPFDAVVTPSGSCATTVREFYPQLLATDPWAGRVRAVAHRTYELSEFLVRVLRVEDVGARFPHRVAFHASCHLLRNCGAADCARALLRRVTGLQLVELAHPEACCGFGGLFCVKFPEVSEAMLRDKLHDAASTAAEALVSTDLGCLLHLAGGGSRQRIALRCLHLAEVLGGL, via the coding sequence ATGGCTGACGGCCCGCCTCGCGTGGCCCTGTTCGTCACCTGCCTGGTGGACCAGTTCGCCCCCGAGGTGGCACGGGCGACCCAACGGGTGCTGGAGCGGGTGGGGGTAGCGGCGGCGGTGCCGGCGGACCAGACCTGCTGCGGTCAACCCCTCCTGAACGATGGCTTCCCCGACCAGGCAGCACAGCTCGCCCGGCGGTGGATGCAGACCTTCGAACCCTTCGACGCGGTGGTTACCCCGTCCGGGTCGTGCGCCACCACCGTGCGGGAGTTCTACCCGCAGCTCCTGGCCACTGATCCGTGGGCAGGCCGCGTCCGGGCCGTGGCGCACCGCACCTACGAGCTGTCCGAGTTCCTGGTGCGGGTGCTGCGCGTCGAGGACGTGGGTGCCCGCTTCCCGCATCGCGTGGCCTTCCACGCCTCCTGCCACCTGCTGAGGAACTGCGGTGCGGCCGACTGCGCGCGGGCCCTCCTCCGTCGGGTGACGGGGCTGCAGTTAGTGGAGCTGGCCCACCCGGAGGCCTGCTGCGGGTTCGGGGGTCTGTTCTGCGTGAAGTTCCCGGAGGTGTCCGAGGCCATGCTGCGGGACAAACTGCACGACGCGGCCTCCACGGCCGCGGAGGCGCTGGTATCCACCGACCTGGGCTGCCTGCTGCACCTGGCAGGCGGTGGGAGCCGGCAGCGGATCGCCCTGCGCTGTCTACACCTGGCGGAGGTGCTGGGCGGGTTGTGA
- a CDS encoding ABC transporter ATP-binding protein, producing MKDAVLLQAEGVSKVFPLTVGLLRRRVGEVRAVDGVSLTIRAGETLALVGESGSGKTTLGKVLIRLLPPTAGVIRFAGVDLTRLPEWALRPVRRQMQIVFQDPASSLNPRRRVKDIIAAPLEVHGIGTPRSRMRRVAELLERVELPPGEFMFRYPHALSGGQRQRVAIARALALEPKFLVLDEPTSALDVSVQAKIVGLLRRLQRDLSLTYLFISHDLSLVRNVADVIAVMYLGRVVELAPTAELFRAPSHPYTRALLSTIPVVDDAEQALVPERITLSGEIPSAARVPPGCAFHPRCYARVAGCDRILPRLVETAPGHQVRCILYDPACGAPGLPRAVAAIAERRSEGRP from the coding sequence GTGAAGGACGCCGTCCTGCTGCAGGCGGAAGGGGTGAGCAAGGTCTTTCCCCTGACCGTGGGCCTGCTGCGCCGCCGTGTGGGCGAGGTGCGTGCCGTGGACGGGGTTTCCCTGACCATCCGCGCGGGGGAGACTCTGGCCCTGGTCGGCGAGTCCGGTTCGGGGAAGACCACGTTGGGCAAGGTGCTCATCCGGCTGCTGCCGCCCACGGCGGGCGTGATCCGTTTCGCCGGAGTGGACCTCACCCGCCTCCCCGAGTGGGCCCTGCGCCCGGTGCGCCGCCAGATGCAGATCGTCTTCCAGGACCCGGCATCCTCCCTGAACCCCCGGCGGCGGGTGAAGGACATCATCGCCGCGCCGCTGGAAGTGCACGGCATCGGCACCCCGCGCTCACGGATGCGCCGCGTGGCCGAGCTGCTGGAGCGGGTGGAGCTGCCTCCGGGGGAGTTCATGTTCCGCTACCCCCACGCGCTCTCCGGCGGCCAGCGGCAGCGGGTGGCCATCGCCCGCGCCCTGGCCCTGGAGCCGAAGTTCCTGGTGCTGGACGAGCCCACCTCCGCCCTGGACGTCTCGGTGCAGGCCAAGATCGTGGGGCTGCTGCGGCGGCTGCAGCGCGACCTCTCCCTGACCTACCTCTTCATCTCCCACGACCTGAGCCTGGTGCGCAACGTGGCTGATGTCATCGCTGTGATGTACCTGGGCAGGGTGGTGGAGCTGGCTCCCACGGCGGAGCTGTTCCGCGCCCCCAGCCACCCCTACACGCGGGCGCTCCTCTCCACCATCCCGGTGGTGGACGACGCCGAGCAGGCTCTGGTGCCGGAGCGGATCACTCTCAGCGGGGAGATCCCCAGCGCGGCCCGCGTCCCCCCGGGGTGCGCCTTTCACCCGCGTTGTTACGCGCGGGTGGCCGGGTGCGACCGCATTCTCCCCCGACTGGTGGAGACGGCGCCCGGCCACCAGGTGCGCTGCATCCTCTACGATCCCGCCTGCGGCGCCCCGGGGCTGCCCCGGGCGGTGGCGGCGATCGCGGAAAGGAGGAGTGAGGGAAGGCCATGA
- a CDS encoding serine hydrolase: MRSAQLHAVETLLERAMAEGIFPGAVLQVRQGGHVVHHHAYGWAQMLPRRRGMTPGAIFDLASLTKPVTATAVLQLWAAGVLDIDRPVRDYLPAFGAAGKEAVTLRHLLTHTAGLPAWVRLYLHTRSAREAWDYICRQPANGSPGERFEYSDLGYVVLGEVVARIGGMPLDRYVARCIAPVLGWRWTRFRPPLRWRGRCVATEAGNEYERRVAGAEGEGFAWRNGVIVGQVHDGNCHYTFGGVAGHAGLFGPADEVAVLGQAMLHGGWAPGGRLLDEGVAAEAVRDQIGSRLGTGMGLGWRCRLGADWMGERASPRAFGHTGFTGTSLLVEPQRALVVVLLTNRVHPRAPADATAIDALRRAVHDAVLEALG; this comes from the coding sequence GTGCGCAGCGCTCAGCTGCACGCCGTCGAGACGCTGCTGGAGCGGGCCATGGCGGAGGGTATCTTCCCCGGGGCGGTGCTGCAGGTCAGACAGGGCGGGCATGTCGTGCACCACCATGCCTACGGGTGGGCGCAGATGCTGCCCCGGCGGCGGGGCATGACGCCCGGGGCGATCTTCGACCTGGCCTCGCTGACCAAGCCGGTCACTGCCACGGCGGTGCTGCAGCTCTGGGCGGCCGGGGTCCTGGACATCGACCGCCCGGTGCGCGACTACCTGCCGGCCTTCGGTGCCGCGGGGAAGGAGGCGGTGACCCTGCGCCACCTGCTCACCCACACCGCCGGCCTGCCAGCGTGGGTCCGCCTCTACCTGCACACCAGGTCTGCCCGGGAGGCTTGGGACTACATCTGCCGTCAGCCGGCGAACGGCTCGCCCGGAGAGCGGTTCGAATACAGCGACCTGGGGTACGTCGTCCTGGGAGAGGTTGTCGCCCGCATCGGCGGGATGCCGCTGGACCGCTACGTTGCCCGGTGCATCGCGCCGGTTCTGGGCTGGCGGTGGACGAGATTCCGCCCTCCCCTTCGCTGGCGAGGGCGCTGCGTGGCTACGGAGGCGGGCAATGAGTACGAGCGGCGGGTCGCGGGCGCTGAAGGGGAGGGCTTCGCCTGGAGGAACGGGGTGATCGTGGGCCAGGTGCACGACGGGAACTGCCACTACACCTTCGGTGGGGTCGCCGGGCACGCCGGCCTCTTCGGCCCGGCGGATGAGGTGGCGGTGCTGGGGCAGGCGATGCTGCACGGCGGGTGGGCGCCTGGCGGGCGGCTACTTGATGAAGGCGTGGCGGCGGAGGCGGTGCGGGATCAGATCGGATCGCGCCTGGGGACGGGGATGGGGCTGGGCTGGCGCTGCCGCCTCGGCGCAGACTGGATGGGCGAACGGGCTTCGCCCCGGGCGTTCGGGCACACCGGATTCACCGGAACATCCCTGCTGGTGGAGCCACAGCGGGCGCTGGTAGTGGTGCTGCTGACCAACCGGGTCCACCCCCGGGCGCCGGCTGATGCTACCGCCATCGACGCGCTGCGGCGGGCGGTGCACGATGCCGTGCTGGAGGCGCTGGGATGA
- a CDS encoding N-acetylmuramic acid 6-phosphate etherase, translated as MRRDLDALSLPALLRAINREDRRVAPVVGRVLPRIAAAVRAVEAALRGGGRLIYVGAGTSGRLALLDALEVPPTFGVSPERVQAVVAGGIASTVRATSPLEDDAELGRRRMRRLKVGPADVVVGVTASGSTPFTVAAVEEARQRGARTIGVTTTTRSPLARVCHILIAPQVGEEVLRGSTRMKAGTAQKLVLNMLSTAAMVRLGHVYRDLMVDVRPLNEKLRRRATDIVAEVTGRSPAGAETLLARAGGETKVALVMGLAGVDAAPARRLLQEAGGSVRLALRRARRRR; from the coding sequence ATGAGACGCGACCTAGACGCGCTGAGCCTGCCGGCGCTGCTGCGCGCCATCAACCGGGAGGACCGCCGGGTGGCCCCCGTGGTGGGCCGGGTCCTGCCCAGGATCGCCGCCGCGGTCCGGGCCGTGGAGGCGGCGCTGCGCGGCGGCGGGCGTCTGATCTACGTGGGCGCAGGCACCAGCGGCCGACTGGCTCTGCTGGACGCACTGGAAGTCCCTCCCACCTTCGGGGTGAGCCCTGAGAGGGTGCAGGCGGTGGTGGCCGGCGGCATTGCCTCCACCGTCCGGGCCACCTCTCCCCTGGAGGACGACGCGGAGCTGGGACGCCGGCGGATGCGGCGCCTGAAGGTGGGCCCGGCTGACGTGGTGGTGGGCGTAACTGCCAGTGGCAGCACGCCCTTCACCGTGGCAGCCGTGGAGGAGGCCAGGCAGAGGGGCGCCCGCACCATCGGGGTCACCACCACAACGCGCAGCCCGCTGGCGCGGGTCTGTCACATCCTCATTGCTCCCCAGGTGGGGGAAGAGGTGCTGCGCGGCTCCACCCGGATGAAGGCCGGTACCGCGCAGAAGCTGGTTCTGAACATGCTGAGCACGGCGGCGATGGTCCGCCTGGGACATGTCTACCGGGACCTGATGGTGGACGTGCGGCCGCTCAACGAGAAGCTCCGCCGCCGCGCCACGGACATCGTGGCGGAGGTGACGGGGCGCTCGCCTGCTGGGGCGGAGACCCTGCTGGCCCGCGCCGGCGGAGAGACCAAGGTGGCTCTGGTGATGGGTCTGGCCGGGGTGGACGCCGCACCCGCCCGTCGTCTGTTACAGGAGGCGGGTGGCTCCGTCCGCCTGGCCCTCAGGCGCGCACGCAGAAGGAGGTGA
- a CDS encoding AroM family protein, with product MSRLGVLTIGQSPRSDVVPLLAEWLGGEVVEAGALDGLAEVEIAALAPASGEYLLATRLRDGRQVTVSRERILPHIQRALDRLAPQVDVVLLLCTGEFPPLASEQLLIEPSRVLHHVVAGVAGGRRLGVLVPLPAQVEEARRRWQAAGPVAAVAAASPYGNADFSGAGRALREAGAELIVMDCMGYTPGHKRQVVAAAARPVVLAGTAVAAVLRELLT from the coding sequence GTGAGCCGGCTGGGCGTCCTCACCATCGGCCAGTCTCCCCGCAGCGATGTTGTTCCGCTGCTGGCGGAGTGGCTGGGGGGAGAGGTCGTCGAGGCCGGAGCGCTGGACGGGCTGGCCGAGGTGGAGATCGCCGCGCTGGCACCCGCTTCCGGCGAGTACTTGCTGGCCACGCGGCTGCGCGACGGTCGTCAGGTCACCGTCAGCCGGGAGCGCATCCTGCCCCACATACAGCGGGCGCTGGACCGGCTGGCGCCGCAGGTGGACGTGGTCCTCCTCCTGTGCACCGGGGAGTTCCCCCCGCTGGCGAGCGAGCAGCTGCTTATTGAACCGAGTCGGGTGCTGCACCACGTGGTTGCGGGTGTTGCTGGCGGCCGCCGGCTGGGCGTGCTGGTACCCCTGCCCGCGCAGGTGGAAGAGGCACGTCGGCGCTGGCAAGCCGCTGGCCCGGTCGCCGCCGTGGCCGCGGCGTCGCCCTACGGAAACGCGGATTTTTCTGGTGCGGGGAGAGCGCTGCGGGAAGCGGGAGCGGAGCTCATCGTCATGGACTGCATGGGCTACACGCCGGGGCACAAGCGCCAGGTAGTCGCTGCTGCTGCTCGGCCGGTAGTCCTGGCCGGGACGGCGGTGGCCGCGGTGCTTCGGGAACTCCTGACCTGA
- a CDS encoding ABC transporter permease, translating into MRATRREEWRRAWHRFRSSTLSLVGLGIILLMGLAAALAPLVAPHPDHAGAFVDFGNTFRPPSRAYPFGTDDVGRDILSRVIFGARISMTVGVIVLAIALVIGVTLGLIAGYWTGWWSSLIMRVTDVFLAIPSIVLALAVAAVLKPTLLNAMIAIAFTWWPWYTRLVYGEVLSAKQEVYVEASRSVGASPWRVAFQEILPNVWSPVIVKLTLDMGFVILVETGLSFLGLGAQPPTPAWGTMIAEGRIYMPGYWWMATFPGLAIFVAVLGFNLLGDGLRDVFDVQIEQWRGGA; encoded by the coding sequence CTGCGGGCGACGCGCCGTGAGGAGTGGCGGCGCGCCTGGCACCGCTTCCGCAGTTCCACTCTCTCTCTGGTAGGGCTGGGGATCATTCTGCTCATGGGGCTGGCCGCCGCCCTGGCGCCGCTGGTCGCTCCCCACCCCGACCACGCCGGGGCCTTCGTCGACTTCGGGAACACCTTCCGCCCGCCCAGCCGGGCCTACCCCTTCGGCACCGACGATGTGGGGCGTGACATCCTCTCCCGCGTCATCTTCGGGGCGCGTATCTCCATGACGGTGGGGGTCATCGTGCTGGCCATCGCCCTGGTCATCGGGGTGACGCTGGGCCTCATCGCCGGCTACTGGACGGGGTGGTGGAGCAGCCTGATCATGCGGGTGACCGACGTCTTCCTGGCCATCCCCTCTATCGTCCTGGCCCTGGCCGTAGCGGCGGTGCTCAAGCCCACCCTGCTGAACGCCATGATCGCCATCGCCTTCACCTGGTGGCCCTGGTACACCCGGCTGGTCTACGGTGAGGTCCTCTCGGCGAAGCAAGAGGTGTACGTGGAGGCCAGCCGCTCCGTGGGGGCCAGCCCCTGGCGGGTGGCCTTCCAGGAGATCCTGCCCAACGTCTGGTCTCCGGTCATCGTCAAGCTCACCCTGGACATGGGGTTCGTCATCCTGGTGGAGACGGGGCTCAGCTTCCTGGGCCTGGGGGCTCAGCCGCCGACGCCGGCCTGGGGCACCATGATCGCCGAGGGGCGCATCTACATGCCCGGGTACTGGTGGATGGCCACCTTTCCCGGACTGGCCATCTTCGTGGCCGTCCTGGGCTTCAACCTCCTGGGGGACGGGCTGCGGGACGTCTTCGACGTGCAGATCGAGCAGTGGCGCGGCGGCGCGTGA
- a CDS encoding DUF1177 domain-containing protein produces MWKQTVEAYELLDAASVTGETVAAALRLRGLDVRVQHVEGERGATDLLRVFVPGTQGRSSGGGAPTLGVIGQLGGIGARPARLGLVSDADGAITAVAVAMKLGDMRQAGDVLPGDVIVTTHICPAAPTRPHHPVPFMDSPVGIDTLVRLSVDPAMEAILSIDTTRGNRIINTRGIAISPTVKEGYILRVSEDLLDVLQAVTGRLPVVLPVTTQDLTPYGNGIFHLNSILQPATVTSAPVVGVALTAEVPVPGPATGASQAADIEQAARFCLEVAKAFGAGRCCFYDPDEFGRLVGLYGSMRHLQAPQPWPVAGGWP; encoded by the coding sequence ATGTGGAAGCAGACGGTTGAGGCGTACGAGCTGCTGGACGCGGCTTCCGTCACCGGGGAGACTGTGGCTGCAGCACTGCGGTTGCGGGGCCTGGACGTCCGGGTGCAGCACGTGGAGGGTGAGCGGGGTGCCACGGACCTCCTGCGGGTCTTCGTGCCGGGGACGCAGGGACGCTCCAGCGGAGGGGGTGCGCCCACACTGGGAGTCATCGGGCAGCTTGGGGGCATTGGGGCCCGTCCGGCGCGTCTCGGTCTGGTCTCCGATGCCGACGGGGCCATCACCGCCGTGGCCGTGGCCATGAAGCTGGGCGACATGCGGCAGGCCGGAGACGTCCTGCCGGGTGACGTGATCGTGACTACCCACATCTGCCCGGCGGCGCCCACCCGCCCGCACCACCCGGTGCCCTTCATGGACAGCCCCGTGGGCATCGACACGCTGGTCCGTCTCTCCGTCGACCCGGCCATGGAGGCGATCCTCTCCATCGACACCACGCGGGGGAACCGCATCATCAACACCCGGGGCATCGCTATCTCCCCCACGGTCAAGGAGGGCTACATCCTGCGGGTGAGCGAGGATCTCCTGGACGTCCTGCAGGCGGTCACGGGGCGCCTGCCGGTGGTCTTGCCTGTGACCACCCAGGACCTCACCCCGTACGGCAACGGCATCTTCCACCTGAACAGCATCCTGCAGCCGGCCACGGTCACCTCGGCCCCGGTGGTCGGCGTGGCCCTGACCGCGGAGGTGCCCGTCCCTGGCCCGGCCACGGGAGCGAGTCAGGCAGCGGACATCGAGCAGGCGGCGCGGTTCTGCCTGGAGGTGGCCAAGGCCTTCGGCGCCGGGCGCTGTTGCTTCTACGACCCCGACGAGTTCGGCCGGCTGGTGGGGCTGTACGGGTCGATGCGGCACCTGCAGGCTCCCCAGCCCTGGCCGGTGGCAGGTGGGTGGCCGTGA
- a CDS encoding DUF917 family protein — translation MKLRAEDIEPLVIGGALLGGGGGGDAEKGRRFAQVALSLGAPELVPLEALPPDATVVTVALVGSPAAVEQHVEPEDLARSLQLLQEAFGIRVDAINGNENGGFASTNGWVQSALLGIPIVDAPCNGRAHPTALMGAIGLHRVPGYLSRQAAAGGAGPRHLELTVSGSLEVASATVRQAAVQAGGVVAVARNPVDAAYLASHGAPGALAMARRVGEAMLAAMPAGSQAVWSAAAGALGGQVVDVGTVLQVRLETSGGFDRGTVTVRGARTWEITIWNEYMTLEGDGDREATFPDLIATLDERGMPRTSAELRQGMTVAILTAPQERLLLGAGARDPNLLDAAGAVVGKDLHRHTVR, via the coding sequence ATGAAGCTCCGAGCAGAAGACATCGAGCCGCTGGTCATCGGCGGTGCCCTCCTGGGCGGCGGGGGTGGAGGCGACGCGGAGAAGGGCCGCCGCTTCGCGCAGGTCGCGCTGTCCCTGGGCGCACCTGAGCTCGTCCCCCTGGAGGCGCTGCCCCCGGACGCCACGGTGGTCACGGTGGCGCTGGTGGGGTCGCCCGCCGCGGTGGAGCAGCACGTGGAGCCGGAGGACCTGGCGCGCAGCCTGCAGCTGCTCCAGGAGGCCTTCGGGATCCGGGTCGACGCCATCAACGGCAACGAAAACGGTGGGTTCGCCTCCACAAACGGGTGGGTGCAGTCGGCCCTGCTGGGTATCCCCATCGTGGACGCGCCCTGCAACGGGCGGGCCCACCCCACCGCCCTGATGGGGGCCATTGGGCTGCACCGGGTCCCAGGCTACCTCTCCCGGCAGGCCGCCGCAGGCGGGGCGGGTCCGCGCCACCTGGAGCTGACAGTATCAGGTTCTCTCGAGGTCGCCTCGGCAACGGTGCGGCAGGCCGCGGTGCAGGCGGGCGGGGTGGTGGCGGTGGCGCGTAACCCGGTGGATGCGGCCTATCTGGCCTCGCACGGGGCGCCCGGAGCGCTGGCCATGGCGCGGCGGGTCGGGGAAGCGATGCTTGCGGCCATGCCCGCCGGAAGTCAGGCGGTGTGGTCGGCGGCGGCCGGCGCCCTGGGCGGGCAGGTGGTCGACGTAGGTACCGTGCTGCAGGTGCGTCTGGAAACCAGCGGCGGGTTCGACCGGGGGACGGTCACGGTCCGCGGCGCCCGCACCTGGGAGATCACGATCTGGAACGAGTACATGACGCTGGAAGGGGATGGCGACCGGGAGGCCACCTTCCCCGACCTGATCGCCACGCTTGACGAGCGGGGGATGCCCCGCACCTCCGCAGAGCTACGCCAGGGGATGACTGTGGCCATCCTTACGGCACCGCAGGAGCGGCTGCTGCTGGGCGCGGGAGCGCGGGATCCGAACCTGCTGGATGCAGCGGGAGCAGTGGTGGGGAAGGACCTGCACCGGCACACTGTGAGGTGA